In one window of Oryzias melastigma strain HK-1 linkage group LG5, ASM292280v2, whole genome shotgun sequence DNA:
- the fam72a gene encoding protein FAM72A isoform X3: MSTSNASFKNKCVAQVNCIFCESLLCTRGMKAVLLADTEVELFSTDIPPNRTVDFVASCYSTESCKCKLRDIACLKCGNVVGYHVVAPCKPCLLSCNNGHFWMFNSDAVSTLNRLDATGLNLLLWGDLPELEDSENEESESPSEEECIR; the protein is encoded by the exons ATGTCTACTTCCAAcgcaagttttaaaaacaagtgCGTTGCTCAGGTGAACTGTATATTCTGTGAGAGCCTGCTGTGCACCAGAGGAATGAAGGCAGTGCTGCTCGCAGACACCGAAGTGGAGCTTTTTTCCACGGATATACCTCCAAACAG AACTGTTGACTTTGTGGCCAGCTGCTACTCCACTGAGAGCTGCAAATGCAAACTGAGAGACATTGCATGCCTCAAATG TGGAAACGTTGTTGGCTATCACGTGGTGGCCCCCTGTAAACCATGCCTACTCTCGTGCAACAACGGCCATTTCTGGATGTTCAACAGTGACGCCGTATCTACGCTCAACAGACTGGATGCGACGG GTCTGAATCTGCTTCTGTGGGGAGATCTTCCTGAGCTAGAAGACAGTGAGAACGAAGAGTCAGAAAGCCCGTCGGAGGAGGAGTGCATCAGGTAG
- the fam72a gene encoding protein FAM72A isoform X1 — MSTSNASFKNKCVAQVNCIFCESLLCTRGMKAVLLADTEVELFSTDIPPNRTVDFVASCYSTESCKCKLRDIACLKCGNVVGYHVVAPCKPCLLSCNNGHFWMFNSDAVSTLNRLDATGLNLLLWGDLPELEDSENEESESPSEEECIRSECIHLCVAP, encoded by the exons ATGTCTACTTCCAAcgcaagttttaaaaacaagtgCGTTGCTCAGGTGAACTGTATATTCTGTGAGAGCCTGCTGTGCACCAGAGGAATGAAGGCAGTGCTGCTCGCAGACACCGAAGTGGAGCTTTTTTCCACGGATATACCTCCAAACAG AACTGTTGACTTTGTGGCCAGCTGCTACTCCACTGAGAGCTGCAAATGCAAACTGAGAGACATTGCATGCCTCAAATG TGGAAACGTTGTTGGCTATCACGTGGTGGCCCCCTGTAAACCATGCCTACTCTCGTGCAACAACGGCCATTTCTGGATGTTCAACAGTGACGCCGTATCTACGCTCAACAGACTGGATGCGACGG GTCTGAATCTGCTTCTGTGGGGAGATCTTCCTGAGCTAGAAGACAGTGAGAACGAAGAGTCAGAAAGCCCGTCGGAGGAGGAGTGCATCAG GAGTGAGTGCATTCATCTTTGTGTGGCCCCATGA
- the fam72a gene encoding protein FAM72A isoform X2 gives MSTSNASFKNKCVAQVNCIFCESLLCTRGMKAVLLADTEVELFSTDIPPNRTVDFVASCYSTESCKCKLRDIACLKCGNVVGYHVVAPCKPCLLSCNNGHFWMFNSDAVSTLNRLDATGLNLLLWGDLPELEDSENEESESPSEEECISPVGKC, from the exons ATGTCTACTTCCAAcgcaagttttaaaaacaagtgCGTTGCTCAGGTGAACTGTATATTCTGTGAGAGCCTGCTGTGCACCAGAGGAATGAAGGCAGTGCTGCTCGCAGACACCGAAGTGGAGCTTTTTTCCACGGATATACCTCCAAACAG AACTGTTGACTTTGTGGCCAGCTGCTACTCCACTGAGAGCTGCAAATGCAAACTGAGAGACATTGCATGCCTCAAATG TGGAAACGTTGTTGGCTATCACGTGGTGGCCCCCTGTAAACCATGCCTACTCTCGTGCAACAACGGCCATTTCTGGATGTTCAACAGTGACGCCGTATCTACGCTCAACAGACTGGATGCGACGG GTCTGAATCTGCTTCTGTGGGGAGATCTTCCTGAGCTAGAAGACAGTGAGAACGAAGAGTCAGAAAGCCCGTCGGAGGAGGAGTGCATCAG CCCTGTTGGCAAATGCTGA